From Selenomonas sp. AB3002, one genomic window encodes:
- the tyrS gene encoding tyrosine--tRNA ligase, which yields MSNVFDILKERGFVAQCTNEEELRKLFDEEQVSFYIGFDPTADSLHAGHFIALMAMAHMQRAGHRPICLVGGGTGTVGDPSGRTDMRQMLTDEIIEHNCECFKKQIARFIDFSDGKALMVNNGDWLRKLNYIELLREVGADFTVNRMLSAECYKQRWEKGLTFLEFNYMIMQAYDFLELNRRYGCKLEMGGDDQWSNIIAGVELCRRKLSTPVYGLTNKLLTKSDGKKMGKTAGGALWLDAEKTSPYEFYQYWRNVDDADVEKCLSLLTFLPMDEVRRLGAMKDQQANEAKAVLAYEVTKIVHGEEEARKAKQSAEALFGGAGNVADMPTVAAEAGDKLLDALVAGGVFASKGEGKRLIQQNGLSLNDSKVTDIDYVLQAGDFNDGAAIVKKGKKKYYKLTK from the coding sequence TTGTCTAACGTATTTGACATTTTGAAAGAACGCGGCTTTGTAGCCCAGTGCACCAATGAGGAGGAACTGAGGAAACTGTTTGATGAGGAGCAGGTTTCTTTTTATATAGGTTTTGATCCCACTGCTGACAGCCTGCATGCAGGTCATTTCATAGCGCTCATGGCCATGGCTCACATGCAGCGGGCAGGTCATCGTCCCATCTGCCTGGTGGGCGGTGGCACCGGCACCGTGGGTGATCCTTCCGGCCGTACGGATATGCGCCAGATGTTGACGGATGAAATCATTGAGCACAACTGTGAATGCTTCAAAAAGCAGATCGCTCGCTTCATCGATTTCTCTGATGGCAAGGCTCTGATGGTGAACAACGGCGACTGGCTCAGGAAGCTCAATTATATCGAGCTCCTGCGCGAAGTTGGCGCAGACTTCACTGTAAACCGCATGCTGTCTGCCGAGTGCTATAAGCAGCGCTGGGAGAAAGGCCTGACCTTCCTGGAATTCAACTACATGATCATGCAGGCCTATGACTTCCTGGAACTGAACCGCCGCTATGGCTGCAAGCTGGAAATGGGTGGCGATGACCAGTGGTCCAACATCATCGCTGGTGTTGAGCTCTGCCGTCGCAAGCTCAGTACCCCTGTTTATGGTCTCACCAACAAGCTGCTGACCAAGAGTGATGGCAAGAAGATGGGCAAGACTGCCGGCGGGGCTCTCTGGCTTGATGCGGAGAAGACTTCTCCCTATGAATTCTATCAGTACTGGCGCAACGTGGATGATGCAGATGTGGAGAAATGCCTGTCTCTGCTCACCTTCCTGCCTATGGATGAGGTGCGCCGCTTAGGTGCCATGAAGGATCAGCAGGCTAATGAAGCCAAGGCTGTATTGGCCTATGAAGTCACAAAGATTGTTCATGGCGAAGAAGAGGCCAGGAAAGCCAAGCAGTCTGCCGAAGCCCTTTTCGGCGGTGCAGGAAATGTGGCCGATATGCCTACTGTGGCAGCCGAAGCAGGAGACAAGCTGCTTGATGCCCTGGTGGCAGGTGGAGTCTTCGCTTCCAAAGGGGAAGGCAAGCGCTTGATACAGCAGAATGGCTTGAGCCTCAACGACAGCAAGGTTACGGATATTGACTACGTGCTGCAGGCTGGGGACTTCAATGATGGTGCTGCTATTGTAAAGAAGGGCAAGAAGAAGTATTACAAGCTGACTAAATGA
- a CDS encoding transporter substrate-binding domain-containing protein: protein MNVKLNMKKVVSLLLGCALAGTMLAGCGPTDDPHKSSGGKPLKLGMLTNMNISEQQQAELMKEVGQRGGFPDNMVYDITYYDNLNSMQMGLESRSIDEMSTYQCVSDYLLARNDKFAQTDFKKVKLEDGFCCAVREEDKELLEEMNKAISTMKDDGTLDKLVQEYIKDVKAGEEPHAVELEKAEGRRILKVAVTGDLPPIDLVLADGKPAGFNTAVLSEVSKRLQRNIEIVQVDSGARAAALSGKTVDVIFWAVIPEDKFNVRPKDFDLPKGAATTVPYYKDEIVHLAVKK, encoded by the coding sequence ATGAATGTGAAGCTGAACATGAAAAAGGTTGTTTCCCTGCTTTTGGGATGTGCCTTGGCTGGAACCATGCTGGCAGGGTGCGGTCCTACTGATGATCCCCATAAGAGCTCCGGAGGCAAGCCTTTAAAGCTGGGCATGCTGACGAACATGAACATCAGTGAGCAGCAGCAGGCGGAGCTGATGAAGGAAGTAGGGCAAAGAGGTGGTTTCCCTGATAATATGGTGTATGACATAACTTACTATGACAATCTTAACTCCATGCAGATGGGGCTAGAATCCAGGAGCATTGATGAGATGAGCACCTATCAGTGTGTGTCGGACTATCTCCTGGCCAGGAATGACAAGTTTGCCCAGACTGATTTCAAGAAGGTGAAACTGGAAGATGGCTTCTGCTGTGCAGTGAGGGAAGAGGATAAAGAACTGCTGGAGGAAATGAACAAGGCTATCAGCACCATGAAGGATGACGGCACATTGGACAAGCTGGTCCAGGAATATATCAAGGATGTGAAGGCAGGCGAGGAACCACACGCTGTGGAACTGGAAAAGGCAGAGGGACGCCGCATTCTCAAGGTAGCAGTCACTGGCGACCTTCCTCCCATTGACCTGGTATTGGCAGATGGCAAGCCTGCAGGCTTTAATACGGCAGTGCTCTCAGAGGTGAGCAAGCGGTTGCAGAGAAATATAGAAATCGTACAGGTGGACAGCGGCGCAAGGGCAGCTGCTCTTTCTGGCAAGACTGTGGATGTAATCTTTTGGGCTGTGATTCCTGAGGATAAGTTCAATGTTCGTCCTAAGGATTTTGATCTTCCCAAAGGGGCAGCAACCACCGTGCCTTACTATAAGGATGAGATTGTCCACCTGGCAGTGAAGAAGTAA
- a CDS encoding magnesium transporter CorA family protein, translating into MLQIYKSAESGPLQELSLKTLEKGAWINIIDPTPYELKVVSNLTEVEPDFLRSALDDEERSHTDVEDNSIMVLTNVPVCRGEESYDALPLAIIVTTEYIITVCLEETPVMAEFNERTAKLFRTYKKTRFLFQILYKSATLYLRYLRQISKLSDDIEVQLRHNMSNREILRLLELQKGLTYFNAALRSNGAVMDKLLRLRSNPAMKPILKMYEEDEDLLEDVIIENKQAREMVEMYSKILARLADTFTSIISNNQNRVMKFLAAMTIILAIPTVVSSFFGMNVPVPFAEDGKGFMYVMVIAFGISISSAVILWRRNMF; encoded by the coding sequence ATGCTGCAAATCTACAAGTCCGCTGAAAGCGGCCCCTTGCAGGAACTGAGCCTGAAGACTCTGGAGAAGGGAGCCTGGATCAATATCATTGACCCTACACCCTATGAGCTGAAGGTGGTCAGCAACCTGACGGAGGTTGAGCCGGACTTCCTGCGTTCCGCACTGGATGATGAGGAGCGCTCCCATACGGACGTGGAGGACAATTCCATCATGGTCCTGACCAACGTGCCTGTATGCCGTGGCGAGGAAAGCTATGATGCCCTGCCTTTGGCCATCATTGTCACCACGGAGTATATCATTACCGTCTGCCTGGAAGAGACGCCTGTTATGGCGGAGTTCAACGAGCGTACCGCCAAGCTCTTCCGCACCTATAAGAAGACAAGATTCCTTTTTCAGATACTTTATAAGTCAGCCACCCTTTACTTGCGCTATCTGCGGCAGATAAGCAAGCTTTCCGATGATATAGAGGTGCAGCTGCGCCACAATATGAGCAACAGGGAAATCCTGCGGCTCCTTGAGCTCCAGAAGGGCCTTACTTACTTCAATGCGGCCCTGCGTTCCAATGGCGCTGTCATGGACAAGCTCCTGCGCCTGCGCTCCAATCCCGCCATGAAGCCCATCCTGAAGATGTATGAAGAAGATGAGGACCTGCTGGAAGATGTCATCATCGAGAACAAGCAGGCCCGGGAAATGGTGGAGATGTACAGCAAGATCCTGGCCCGGCTGGCAGATACCTTCACTTCCATTATCTCCAACAACCAGAACCGGGTGATGAAATTCCTGGCCGCCATGACCATCATTCTGGCTATCCCTACGGTAGTATCCAGCTTCTTCGGCATGAATGTGCCGGTGCCCTTTGCGGAAGATGGCAAGGGGTTCATGTATGTCATGGTGATTGCCTTTGGCATTTCCATATCCTCTGCCGTCATACTTTGGAGGCGGAATATGTTCTGA
- a CDS encoding endonuclease MutS2, producing the protein MEQEAFKTLAYDKIKAMLIGCASSNLGKKLAKSLLPSSDFEEVSGWLAETDEAVEIFETTAPPLGGIRDITSSLRKVELGATLDLGELVEVRSTMYAMRNVKYFFRDLSLEVPALKELARGMEILGELERHLENTIDEHGNIREDASVELRRINRELRATQAHIKDRMSGILHSAEYQKYFQDAIVTVRDERYVIPVKQEYRSHFPGIVHDQSASGATLFIEPMAVVEMNNDVKQLTLARQQEMNRLMKQLSQEILRHHEDLENNCEILAEIDFTFAKAKLAREMEASRPKLNDEGRTVLKQARHPLIDREKVVPIDIVLGTDYSMLLVTGPNTGGKTVSMKTLGLLVLMAQSGLYLPTAPDSELAIYQNVYADIGDEQSIEQSLSTFSAHMTHIVKILGQVEKEDLLLLDELGAGTDPEEGAALAMSILERLLEIGTTTVATTHYSELKTFAYSRTGIENACVEFDVKTLRPTYRLLLGTPGASNAFAISRRLGLSEALILRAKQLVEADHAQFEKVVNELEQEKMMYEQRNADIMEGQQRVTALQLKVERTKEEISRQKGEIIRKAREQSAAMIRRTRRESEEIIKELKEQFQDMGIKKRQQAIQEARARLTEASAKANPGIMAQKGVGKPVDIKTIRTGDTVYVKSLDQKGTVLEVSGSELEVQLGSLRTKVKASKCTFVAHGSQEEKASAPIVRNKNRQSAGFLQKTANIGREIDIRGMMVDEAELIIGKFLDDAVMAGLSQVLIIHGKGTGALRKGVQAYLKGHRNVLSYAFADITEGGTGATVVNLK; encoded by the coding sequence ATGGAACAAGAAGCCTTCAAAACATTAGCATATGACAAGATAAAGGCCATGCTTATCGGTTGCGCCAGTTCTAATCTGGGCAAGAAGCTGGCGAAGAGCCTGCTGCCAAGTTCGGACTTTGAGGAAGTATCCGGCTGGCTGGCAGAGACAGATGAAGCTGTGGAGATATTTGAGACTACGGCCCCGCCCCTGGGGGGCATCAGGGATATTACTTCCAGTCTCCGCAAGGTGGAGCTGGGCGCTACTTTAGACCTGGGCGAACTGGTAGAGGTGCGCAGCACCATGTATGCCATGCGCAATGTGAAATACTTCTTCCGGGATCTTTCTCTTGAAGTGCCTGCCCTGAAGGAACTGGCCCGGGGCATGGAAATCCTGGGGGAACTGGAACGCCATCTGGAAAATACCATTGATGAGCACGGCAATATCCGCGAGGATGCCAGCGTGGAACTCAGGCGCATCAACAGGGAACTGAGGGCTACTCAGGCTCACATAAAGGACAGGATGTCAGGTATCCTGCATTCTGCAGAGTATCAGAAGTATTTCCAGGATGCCATCGTCACTGTCCGTGATGAGCGCTATGTTATTCCTGTGAAGCAGGAATATCGTTCCCACTTCCCAGGTATCGTCCATGATCAGTCTGCCAGTGGCGCTACTCTCTTCATCGAGCCTATGGCTGTGGTGGAGATGAATAATGATGTGAAGCAGTTGACTCTGGCCAGGCAGCAGGAAATGAACCGCCTGATGAAGCAGCTTTCTCAGGAAATCCTGCGTCATCATGAGGATTTGGAGAACAACTGCGAGATTTTGGCGGAAATTGATTTTACCTTTGCCAAGGCCAAGCTGGCCAGGGAGATGGAAGCAAGCCGCCCCAAGCTCAATGATGAGGGGCGCACTGTCCTGAAGCAGGCCCGTCATCCGCTGATTGACAGGGAAAAAGTGGTGCCCATAGATATTGTGCTGGGGACGGACTATAGCATGCTGCTGGTCACGGGACCAAATACCGGCGGCAAGACCGTCAGCATGAAGACATTGGGACTTCTGGTGCTGATGGCCCAGTCAGGCCTGTATCTTCCCACGGCCCCTGACTCCGAGCTGGCCATATATCAGAATGTCTATGCTGATATCGGTGACGAGCAGAGCATAGAGCAGAGCCTGTCTACCTTCTCCGCCCATATGACCCATATTGTGAAGATCTTGGGGCAGGTGGAGAAAGAGGATCTGTTGCTGTTGGATGAGCTGGGGGCGGGTACGGACCCGGAGGAGGGGGCTGCCCTGGCCATGTCCATTCTGGAGCGGCTGCTGGAAATCGGCACCACCACCGTGGCTACTACGCATTATTCAGAGCTAAAGACCTTTGCCTATAGCCGTACTGGCATTGAGAATGCCTGTGTGGAGTTTGACGTGAAGACCCTGCGGCCGACATACAGGCTGCTTCTGGGCACTCCCGGTGCCAGCAACGCCTTTGCTATCAGTCGTCGCCTGGGGCTTTCCGAAGCCTTGATTCTCAGGGCCAAGCAGCTGGTGGAGGCTGACCATGCCCAGTTCGAGAAAGTCGTCAATGAGCTGGAACAGGAAAAGATGATGTATGAGCAGCGCAATGCCGACATCATGGAAGGGCAGCAGCGGGTTACTGCCCTGCAGCTGAAGGTGGAACGCACCAAGGAGGAAATCTCCAGGCAGAAGGGCGAGATCATACGCAAGGCACGTGAGCAGAGCGCGGCCATGATACGCCGTACACGCCGGGAATCCGAGGAAATCATCAAGGAACTGAAGGAACAGTTCCAGGATATGGGCATCAAGAAACGACAGCAGGCTATCCAGGAGGCTCGTGCCAGACTTACGGAAGCATCGGCCAAGGCAAACCCTGGCATCATGGCCCAAAAGGGCGTGGGAAAGCCTGTAGACATCAAGACAATCCGGACAGGAGACACCGTCTATGTAAAGAGCCTGGACCAGAAGGGGACTGTGCTGGAAGTCAGCGGCAGCGAGCTTGAGGTGCAGCTTGGCAGTCTGCGTACAAAAGTCAAGGCTTCAAAGTGTACCTTTGTGGCTCATGGCAGCCAGGAGGAAAAGGCATCTGCTCCGATTGTCAGGAACAAGAATCGCCAGAGTGCCGGCTTTCTCCAGAAGACTGCCAATATCGGCAGGGAGATAGATATCCGTGGCATGATGGTTGACGAGGCGGAACTTATCATAGGCAAATTCCTTGATGATGCTGTCATGGCTGGCCTGAGCCAGGTGCTGATCATACATGGCAAAGGCACTGGTGCCTTGCGCAAAGGGGTCCAGGCTTATCTCAAGGGCCACAGAAACGTGCTCTCCTATGCCTTTGCGGATATCACTGAGGGCGGTACAGGGGCAACAGTTGTCAATTTGAAATGA
- a CDS encoding penicillin-binding protein 1A yields MDKSSNTKQQKRRPAKKKGSSAGRIFLGFIVVVLVMVTGIGCGFLTASMNTKPDLASDIQPPASSQIYDINGNEIANVHATENRMPVKISQVPKDLQNAFVAVEDNRFYEHMGVDPRGIMRALWSNLRGQSISEGGSTITQQLAKNAYLTQDRTLKRKVQEVFLALQLERQYTKQEILELYLNQIYFGQGAYGVQAAAKTYFGKNVEDLDLNECAMLAGIPKSPNYYSPTSNLQAAEERKSVVLDQMEKYGYINASQASKTKKEEMKLVKATKNTDTNEASYFIDYVTQKLIDKYGADAVYKDGLKIYTTIDMDMQRAAEEAMKNLPLYNKDGNGIEQPQGALVAIDPHNGHVKAMVGGRGTDQFNRATMAERQPGSAFKPFVFAAALENNFTPNTVINDSPVKVGDWEPQNYDRTFNGKVSLREVARNSLNVPTVKIAQKLGIDKPIYYAQEMGITTFVLEGAQNDRNLATALGGLTKGVTPLELTSAYGTFANKGIHVEPMVIVKVLDRNGKVIEQAEERQRSVISENSAAELTSMLQTVIQKGTGTHANIGRPAAGKTGTTNDYHDAWFVGYTPDLVAGVWVGNDNNTSLHNMTGGQTPAEIWKAFMSKALATTPAKNFDGSAAGKDDSVGELEDDEKITVKQKPSELKKDNNPKEKVEEAPVKGGQNVPAQDKQEPKPQPQKTEPVSDAPERGGGVGKGR; encoded by the coding sequence ATGGACAAAAGTTCAAATACAAAACAGCAGAAGCGCAGGCCTGCCAAGAAAAAAGGCAGCTCTGCCGGGCGTATCTTCCTGGGCTTCATAGTCGTGGTCTTGGTTATGGTAACCGGAATAGGCTGTGGTTTCCTTACCGCTAGCATGAATACCAAGCCGGATTTGGCCAGTGATATCCAGCCGCCGGCGTCATCCCAGATTTACGACATCAATGGCAACGAGATTGCCAATGTACATGCTACGGAAAACCGCATGCCTGTAAAGATTTCCCAGGTGCCCAAGGATCTGCAGAATGCCTTTGTAGCAGTGGAGGATAACCGTTTTTACGAACACATGGGCGTGGATCCCCGCGGCATCATGCGGGCACTCTGGTCTAACTTGCGGGGACAGAGCATTTCAGAGGGCGGCTCCACCATTACCCAGCAGTTGGCTAAAAATGCTTATCTTACCCAGGACCGTACGCTGAAACGCAAGGTTCAGGAAGTTTTCCTGGCTTTGCAGCTTGAGCGTCAGTACACCAAGCAGGAGATTTTGGAGCTTTATCTGAATCAGATTTATTTTGGCCAGGGTGCTTATGGTGTTCAGGCCGCTGCCAAGACCTATTTTGGCAAGAATGTTGAGGATTTGGATCTGAACGAATGTGCCATGCTGGCAGGCATTCCCAAAAGCCCCAATTACTATTCTCCTACCAGCAATCTCCAGGCCGCTGAAGAGCGTAAATCCGTGGTGCTGGATCAGATGGAAAAGTATGGCTACATCAACGCATCCCAGGCTTCAAAAACCAAAAAAGAGGAAATGAAACTGGTGAAGGCGACGAAGAATACCGACACCAATGAGGCATCGTATTTCATTGACTATGTCACTCAGAAACTCATTGACAAGTATGGTGCAGATGCAGTCTATAAAGATGGTTTGAAGATTTATACTACCATTGACATGGACATGCAGAGGGCGGCGGAAGAAGCCATGAAAAATCTGCCCCTTTATAACAAGGATGGAAATGGCATAGAGCAGCCTCAGGGGGCTCTGGTGGCTATAGATCCCCACAATGGCCATGTGAAGGCTATGGTTGGGGGCCGCGGTACGGATCAGTTCAATCGCGCTACTATGGCAGAAAGGCAGCCCGGTTCTGCTTTCAAGCCTTTTGTCTTTGCAGCGGCCTTGGAGAATAACTTCACGCCCAATACGGTCATTAACGACAGTCCTGTAAAAGTGGGGGATTGGGAACCGCAGAACTATGACCGCACTTTCAATGGCAAGGTTTCCCTGCGGGAAGTAGCCCGCAATTCACTTAATGTGCCCACGGTAAAGATTGCCCAGAAGCTGGGGATTGACAAACCTATCTATTATGCACAGGAAATGGGCATTACCACTTTTGTGCTTGAAGGTGCACAAAATGACCGCAATCTGGCTACGGCATTGGGGGGGCTTACCAAAGGTGTCACGCCTTTGGAACTCACCAGTGCTTATGGAACTTTTGCCAACAAGGGCATTCATGTAGAGCCGATGGTTATTGTCAAAGTGCTTGACAGGAATGGCAAAGTCATCGAACAGGCTGAGGAACGGCAGCGCAGTGTCATCAGTGAAAACAGCGCGGCAGAACTTACCAGCATGCTCCAGACGGTCATTCAGAAAGGCACAGGCACCCATGCCAATATTGGCCGTCCTGCTGCAGGAAAGACAGGCACAACCAATGACTATCATGATGCCTGGTTTGTAGGTTATACTCCTGATTTGGTAGCTGGCGTCTGGGTGGGAAATGATAATAACACTTCCCTCCACAACATGACTGGCGGACAGACACCTGCAGAAATCTGGAAGGCTTTTATGTCCAAAGCTCTTGCTACTACGCCAGCTAAAAATTTTGATGGCAGCGCCGCTGGGAAAGATGATTCTGTGGGAGAGCTTGAAGATGACGAAAAGATAACCGTCAAGCAGAAGCCGTCAGAATTAAAGAAGGATAATAATCCTAAGGAAAAAGTTGAAGAAGCTCCAGTGAAGGGCGGTCAGAATGTTCCCGCTCAGGATAAGCAGGAACCGAAGCCTCAACCCCAAAAAACTGAACCTGTTTCAGACGCCCCTGAGCGTGGCGGTGGAGTAGGCAAAGGCCGTTAA
- a CDS encoding U32 family peptidase, protein MVELLAPAGSREALVAAVESGANAVYLAGNMFGARAYASNFDEEGLKDAVRFAHLRGVLINVTVNTIVGDEELPALRDYLRFLYEAGADAVLVQDLGVAKIARETVPELPLHASTQMTVHSLEGVLALQELGFTRVVLSRELSLKEIRYICSHSQVEIEVFMHGALCVCYSGQCLMSSMIGGRSGNRGRCAQPCRLPYDLVDENGNDVLGDKAGKYLLSPRDMNTIEVLPELIEAGVASLKIEGRMKRPEYVATVVSTYREAIDRHYAGEGYLVTQQERDNLAQIFNRDFTTAYLLDRPGKDMMSDRRPNNRGLMVGRVESYDRQSGQVTVKLAGPLAVGDQVDFWVKVGGRVTADIKELWSDSGQVIARGEAGDVVRFALSKAVHAHDRLFKVYDAALMEKAKESYKSGAPIRRIGIKAEVFAAEGKPLSIVFTDGEGHTASAVTEFLAEPALKRPLTEEIIRKQVDRLGTSVFALQELVCHIEGAVMVPMSEINEARRKAAEALEQQRLAELPPYNYPPLDGKESWPACEQRGNLRQSRLMVSVDSLAQMEAAIEGGADGILFGGESYHHSHLSDEVYRKAWDLARKAGVRFDINTPRILKMNAQKSVENLLNSCKEFPPDAVHVHNIGTLSLVRKMTDFPIHADYSLISYNKIALSALQGLGVVEATLSPELNEGQMKKLAKESAIPLAAIVHGRLELMVSEYCVTGSFLGGAGKKPCSQPCTKGRYFLKDRKEALFPLVMDQYCHMHVLNSKTLSMLPHAMKFLPAGLVTLRIEGKYLAPQELKNITRAYKKVMGMPEDLDEAQQAYIEQQEGKDITRGHYFRGVL, encoded by the coding sequence GTGGTTGAATTATTAGCGCCGGCAGGCAGCCGTGAAGCACTGGTGGCAGCCGTGGAAAGCGGTGCCAATGCCGTCTATCTGGCAGGCAATATGTTTGGAGCCAGGGCTTATGCCAGTAATTTTGATGAAGAGGGGCTGAAAGATGCTGTCCGTTTTGCTCATCTGCGTGGAGTGCTCATCAATGTGACCGTCAATACCATTGTAGGGGACGAGGAATTGCCTGCTCTGCGGGATTATCTGAGATTCCTGTATGAGGCAGGAGCAGACGCGGTGCTGGTGCAGGATTTGGGCGTGGCAAAAATCGCACGGGAGACGGTGCCTGAACTGCCCCTGCATGCCAGCACCCAGATGACAGTGCACAGCCTGGAAGGTGTATTGGCCTTGCAGGAGCTGGGGTTTACCCGGGTTGTGTTGTCCAGGGAGCTTTCCTTGAAGGAAATCCGCTATATATGCAGTCACTCACAGGTGGAAATAGAAGTATTCATGCACGGGGCTCTCTGCGTGTGCTATTCCGGCCAGTGCCTCATGAGCAGCATGATTGGCGGGCGCAGCGGCAATCGTGGCCGCTGTGCCCAGCCCTGCCGCCTGCCTTATGATCTGGTTGATGAGAACGGCAATGATGTTTTGGGCGACAAGGCAGGCAAGTATCTGCTGTCTCCCAGGGACATGAATACCATTGAAGTTCTCCCGGAACTGATTGAGGCCGGAGTGGCTTCCTTGAAGATAGAAGGCCGCATGAAGCGTCCCGAGTATGTGGCCACGGTGGTCAGCACCTATCGTGAAGCCATTGACCGTCACTATGCAGGTGAAGGCTATCTGGTGACCCAGCAGGAAAGGGATAACCTGGCGCAGATTTTCAACCGTGATTTCACTACCGCTTATCTGCTGGACCGTCCCGGCAAGGATATGATGAGCGACCGCCGTCCCAATAATCGTGGGCTCATGGTGGGGCGTGTGGAAAGCTATGACCGCCAGTCCGGCCAGGTGACAGTCAAGCTTGCCGGGCCTTTGGCCGTCGGTGACCAGGTGGATTTCTGGGTGAAGGTGGGAGGCAGGGTCACAGCCGACATCAAGGAACTTTGGTCAGATAGTGGCCAGGTTATTGCCAGGGGTGAAGCCGGGGATGTGGTGAGATTTGCCCTGTCAAAAGCAGTGCACGCTCATGACCGTCTCTTCAAGGTATATGATGCCGCCCTCATGGAGAAGGCCAAGGAAAGCTATAAAAGCGGCGCCCCCATACGCCGCATAGGCATCAAGGCAGAAGTCTTTGCAGCTGAGGGCAAGCCGCTTTCCATTGTCTTTACGGATGGAGAGGGCCATACGGCTTCTGCCGTCACAGAGTTCCTGGCAGAGCCTGCCTTGAAGCGGCCTTTGACCGAAGAAATTATCCGCAAGCAGGTTGACCGCCTGGGAACTTCTGTCTTTGCCTTGCAGGAACTTGTATGCCACATAGAGGGCGCTGTCATGGTGCCCATGAGCGAGATCAACGAAGCCCGCCGCAAAGCTGCAGAGGCGCTGGAGCAGCAGCGCCTGGCAGAGCTGCCTCCTTACAATTACCCGCCCCTGGACGGCAAGGAAAGCTGGCCTGCCTGTGAACAACGTGGCAATCTTCGCCAGTCCCGTCTGATGGTCAGCGTGGATTCTTTGGCACAGATGGAAGCGGCTATTGAAGGGGGGGCGGATGGCATCCTTTTTGGTGGAGAAAGCTACCACCACAGCCATCTGAGTGATGAGGTCTACAGAAAAGCCTGGGATTTGGCAAGAAAAGCGGGGGTTCGCTTTGACATCAACACTCCCAGGATACTCAAGATGAATGCCCAAAAATCTGTGGAAAACCTCCTCAACAGCTGCAAGGAATTCCCCCCTGATGCTGTCCATGTGCATAATATAGGTACCCTGTCCTTGGTGAGGAAGATGACAGATTTCCCCATCCATGCTGATTACTCTCTTATTTCCTATAACAAGATAGCCCTTTCCGCCTTGCAGGGGCTGGGCGTGGTGGAAGCTACCCTGTCACCGGAGCTTAATGAGGGGCAGATGAAGAAGCTGGCCAAAGAAAGCGCCATACCGCTGGCTGCTATTGTGCATGGCAGGCTGGAACTGATGGTTTCCGAGTACTGCGTGACAGGCAGCTTCCTGGGCGGTGCAGGCAAAAAGCCTTGCAGCCAGCCTTGCACCAAGGGAAGGTACTTCCTGAAGGACCGCAAGGAAGCCCTGTTCCCGCTGGTGATGGATCAGTACTGCCACATGCATGTACTGAACAGCAAGACTTTGTCCATGCTGCCCCATGCCATGAAATTCCTGCCTGCAGGCCTTGTCACCCTGCGCATTGAGGGCAAGTACCTGGCGCCGCAGGAGCTGAAGAATATCACCCGGGCTTACAAGAAGGTCATGGGCATGCCCGAAGACCTGGATGAAGCACAGCAGGCTTATATTGAGCAGCAGGAGGGAAAGGATATAACCAGAGGACATTATTTCCGTGGTGTCCTGTAA
- a CDS encoding amino acid ABC transporter permease gives MEKLYQIFIANDAWITIGKGIGVTVEISLVSLLAGTLLGALICFFRMGKRRLLRLLAMGYIALVRGCPVLMLLMLLFYGVLAQSGLSPVVVAILAFSFHTAAHVAELLRSAIQATDHGQVEAARTLGFSRVQAFRLVTLPQMVQIARPVYQSTIVNLIQWTSVVGYVTITDLTRVIYNTASRTMQPMITMLGGMAIYIVMSYCVYGVFAWLEWRERREVEE, from the coding sequence ATGGAGAAGCTTTATCAGATTTTTATTGCCAATGATGCCTGGATAACTATTGGCAAGGGCATTGGGGTGACGGTGGAGATTTCTCTGGTATCCCTGCTGGCAGGAACGCTCCTGGGAGCGCTGATCTGCTTTTTCCGCATGGGGAAAAGACGCCTCCTGCGTCTATTGGCCATGGGCTACATTGCTTTGGTGCGGGGATGTCCGGTACTGATGCTTTTGATGTTGCTCTTTTATGGAGTCTTGGCTCAGAGTGGCTTGTCTCCCGTGGTGGTGGCTATCCTGGCTTTTTCTTTTCATACAGCGGCTCATGTGGCAGAGCTTTTGCGCTCCGCCATCCAGGCTACAGATCACGGGCAGGTAGAGGCAGCGCGCACGCTGGGGTTTTCCAGAGTGCAGGCCTTTCGCCTGGTGACACTGCCGCAGATGGTGCAGATTGCCCGGCCTGTCTACCAGTCTACCATTGTGAACCTGATTCAGTGGACCAGCGTAGTAGGCTATGTGACCATCACAGATCTTACCCGTGTCATATACAATACGGCCTCCCGCACCATGCAGCCCATGATTACCATGCTGGGCGGCATGGCCATCTATATCGTCATGTCTTATTGCGTATATGGGGTATTTGCCTGGCTGGAATGGCGTGAGAGAAGAGAGGTGGAGGAATAA